In Chelmon rostratus isolate fCheRos1 chromosome 9, fCheRos1.pri, whole genome shotgun sequence, the following proteins share a genomic window:
- the il12ba gene encoding interleukin 12Ba isoform X1: protein MKSFLLCHFVCAFLQVSRQSPTSRRTLLPHILVVEVDGTLGQLPLSCLESPEELAERDNKSQDIFWMKNGVMETQRGNSYLVPLEESLGGGNYTCHRKDGTLLNHTVVLIQEDETKRRKILVKTDQEDYLKCSAQNYNGEFYCSWTWHSTRVGKVAFIKAQRVSDDSVTQCSVDASGQHWTCSSGQSNFICSVDDSGRRILCMDEKHCPYAEESQWIQINLYVRTEHFLVESYSKTFFLSEIVKPDKVKIRKVNSSMIEWSYPSSWSSPFSYFPLTFQIAQFKGRYKGCHNPCTDSKATETLTIYSPDICQFQVKRKTKTVCVRAKDALCNSQWSEWSLFRLRSDNNKEKDKRHQKKHKHNR from the exons ATGAAGTCATTTCTTTTGTGTCATTTCGTCTGCGCGTTTCTTCAAGTCAGTCGCCAAAGTCCTACGAGCCGCAGGACTCTGCTGCCCCACA TTTTGGTTGTGGAGGTGGACGGCACTTTGGGCCAGCTGCCCCTGAGCTGCCTGGAGTCGCCGGAGGAGCttgcagagagagacaacaagAGTCAGGATATTTTTTGGATGAAAAACggagtgatggaaacacagagaggaaactcATATCTTGTGCCGCTGGAGGAAAGCTTAGGAGGGGGCAATTACACCTGCCACAGGAAAGATGGAACACTCCTCAATCACACTGTGGTCCTGATCCAAGAGGATGAAACTAAGAGGAGGAAGATTCTTGTGAAAACTGACCAAG AAGATTATTTGAAGTGCTCTGCTCAAAATTACAACGGAGAGTTTTACTGCTCTTGGACCTGGCACAGCACACGCGTTGGCAAAGTCGCATTTATCAAAGCTCAACG TGTTTCTGATGACAGCGTCACCCAATGTTCTGTGGATGCCAGCGGCCAGCACTGGACATGTTCTTCAGGTCAGAGTAACTTCATCTGTTCAGTGGACGACAGCGGACGCAGGATCCTGTGCATGGACGAGAAGCATTGCCCCTATGCTGAGGAGAGCCAGTGGATCCAAATCAATCTCTATGTGAGGACTGAGCACTTCCTGGTGGAGAGCTACTCTAAAACCTTTTTCCTGTCAGAGATCG TGAAACCTGACAAGGTCAAGATCAGAAAAGTGAACTCTTCGATGATAGAGTGGAGTTACCCGAGCTCCTGGAGCAGTCCCTTCTCCTACTTCCCCCTCACTTTCCAGATTGCACAGTTTAAAGGGCGATACAAAGGGTGTCATAACCCATGCACTGACTCAAAAGCCACAGAG aCCTTGACAATCTACTCTCCAGACATTTGTCAGTTTCAAGTCAAGCGCAAGACTAAGACCGTCTGCGTCCGAGCTAAGGATGCTCTCTGCAACTCACAATGGAGCGAGTGGAGCCTCTTCAG ATTGAGGAGCGACAACAACAAGGAAAAGGACAAGCGTCatcaaaaaaaacacaagcataaCAGATGA
- the il12ba gene encoding interleukin 12Ba isoform X2, with protein sequence MKSFLLCHFVCAFLQVSRQSPTSRRTLLPHILVVEVDGTLGQLPLSCLESPEELAERDNKSQDIFWMKNGVMETQRGNSYLVPLEESLGGGNYTCHRKDGTLLNHTVVLIQEDETKRRKILVKTDQEDYLKCSAQNYNGEFYCSWTWHSTRVGKVAFIKAQRVTQCSVDASGQHWTCSSGQSNFICSVDDSGRRILCMDEKHCPYAEESQWIQINLYVRTEHFLVESYSKTFFLSEIVKPDKVKIRKVNSSMIEWSYPSSWSSPFSYFPLTFQIAQFKGRYKGCHNPCTDSKATETLTIYSPDICQFQVKRKTKTVCVRAKDALCNSQWSEWSLFRLRSDNNKEKDKRHQKKHKHNR encoded by the exons ATGAAGTCATTTCTTTTGTGTCATTTCGTCTGCGCGTTTCTTCAAGTCAGTCGCCAAAGTCCTACGAGCCGCAGGACTCTGCTGCCCCACA TTTTGGTTGTGGAGGTGGACGGCACTTTGGGCCAGCTGCCCCTGAGCTGCCTGGAGTCGCCGGAGGAGCttgcagagagagacaacaagAGTCAGGATATTTTTTGGATGAAAAACggagtgatggaaacacagagaggaaactcATATCTTGTGCCGCTGGAGGAAAGCTTAGGAGGGGGCAATTACACCTGCCACAGGAAAGATGGAACACTCCTCAATCACACTGTGGTCCTGATCCAAGAGGATGAAACTAAGAGGAGGAAGATTCTTGTGAAAACTGACCAAG AAGATTATTTGAAGTGCTCTGCTCAAAATTACAACGGAGAGTTTTACTGCTCTTGGACCTGGCACAGCACACGCGTTGGCAAAGTCGCATTTATCAAAGCTCAACG CGTCACCCAATGTTCTGTGGATGCCAGCGGCCAGCACTGGACATGTTCTTCAGGTCAGAGTAACTTCATCTGTTCAGTGGACGACAGCGGACGCAGGATCCTGTGCATGGACGAGAAGCATTGCCCCTATGCTGAGGAGAGCCAGTGGATCCAAATCAATCTCTATGTGAGGACTGAGCACTTCCTGGTGGAGAGCTACTCTAAAACCTTTTTCCTGTCAGAGATCG TGAAACCTGACAAGGTCAAGATCAGAAAAGTGAACTCTTCGATGATAGAGTGGAGTTACCCGAGCTCCTGGAGCAGTCCCTTCTCCTACTTCCCCCTCACTTTCCAGATTGCACAGTTTAAAGGGCGATACAAAGGGTGTCATAACCCATGCACTGACTCAAAAGCCACAGAG aCCTTGACAATCTACTCTCCAGACATTTGTCAGTTTCAAGTCAAGCGCAAGACTAAGACCGTCTGCGTCCGAGCTAAGGATGCTCTCTGCAACTCACAATGGAGCGAGTGGAGCCTCTTCAG ATTGAGGAGCGACAACAACAAGGAAAAGGACAAGCGTCatcaaaaaaaacacaagcataaCAGATGA